taacataaaaaacacaGCGCACACTTTATTACCCCAACCGGAGACCGCATCTTTTTAATCTGCCTCCTCTCGACACAGGTCACATTGGACAGCTTCACCATTGGACGCTTCACCAGCTACGTGCACGAGGGTTGTCCCGATGGCTTCATGCAGATTGCCGAATCGGCACGCACCCCCATCGGTGGCATGTGGTGCGGCAGCTCGTGGGGACCCGTGCTCTTCTACAGCGAGACCAGGTCCTTGATATTCACCATCAAGCTGAACAGGTAAGCACAGACAGCTCACTGCAGCTCAATCTTCTACCGCATACAAAGGAATTAATCATtctattttaatgtttacaCTTTGCTAAATGTAAACtcagtttattaaaaatatattcagtatacagtatatacaaaaacaaactttatagTTAATCCAATATACTCTACTATGTTTGCATAAGTTAAAATATTGTCACACAATACAACTTTGCAAAGCTTAAGCACCGCCAATCCGTCTATCTGTATTTTAAATAGCTTAAATGAATATTCACATTATTTTAAACGTTACAGTTGGttacaaatatatagtatattttaaactatacagtatatttttaactaatcGGATGTTAATTGGATAAGTACTTAAAAGGTACAATCATTAAATTCGCATTTATAAACAACTCGCTTTAAAGCTTATAATTTTTGATAGGcttacttataaaatatatgcaatataatatataaaaatatatagtacattcaATCTACTGTatgtattttgatatttatttaaaattgatatatagtaatatatcaatTGTATACTTTCTCATTCAGTCTAtctacaaatttgaatttaatttaaaaaaaatatacataatttgaaacatgtaacatatatttttattctatcCACAATTTTctgtgcaaaaatataattttattgactcaaaagaacaaaattattgtaaatattatttttgttccaTGTTTGCTCtacaatatgaaaattatttattttaattattatttttgtgcttatttattatttcactattcaaagttttggtatattgtatcATTCATTTATACTTATCGCTGCTATTTCTTTGATAGCATCTCGCAGTCATTCACACCTGACTATAGCTTTGTTTTCTCCTTCTTGCTTGCAGACTGGCAAGGGATCAAAGCGGCTACAACTTTGACTTTCGCATTAGGTACAAGGTGCTGTCCAAGGACAGTTCCGTGACGCGCTACGGCGGCATTAAGCTGGCAGGTAAATCCTTTCTTGCCGCAACAGGATTGCCTTTGACTCCAACTCCTTTGACTTGGACTTTCATTgctttttctttccttttgcAGAGCTTAATCAGTGGCACAATCGAAGCAGTCTGctcagccaacagcagcagcagcaacaacagcaacagggaAGTCAGGATGATTTTACCAGCTCGAGCGGAGCTCGTTCGGATCGTTATGGTCAGGACTTTAGTTTGTTCAGCGCGTATGCGAATAATAAAACCTTCATGGACTCACTGGAGAAACCGCTCATCAAGGACGAACACAACTACACGGAACCCAAGTATTATTTGGGTAGGTGAAAGAGTGAATTTATGGCACTTTAAGGATTGTTAATTgttgttacatttttgttatagGCGACCTCATACCCGGCACGTATTGTTCACGCATCTTTAGCGACTGCGATAAGAAACCGTGTCGCCTGCAATCGCCAAACTATCCGGGCATCTATCCCCGCAATCTCACCTGCTATTATGCTGTTCGACAGGTGCGTTTCACATGGTGTCACTAAGCTAAGGTTGTCCCCTGTCCCCTCCTCTCATCGTTGTCAAAGGTTAGCGCCTCATTATGGCCACCTCACTCAGCTTCTCAACCTCAACTGCTCATCTGCGCATTAATGCCGCCCACATTATCTTCAGGCTCGTAAAAATGCCACaagcaaaagacaaaaaccacaacaacaacaaaaacgagagCGAAAAATTATACGCGGAAATTTCTTTTGGATTGACAAAGTTGAAAAGTCGCACAGGCAAAAGAATGCTGAGAGTcgatttaaaagcaatttacaTTCCAAAATAGAACGcgcttttattataattaactgCGGCTGTGACTCAAGTAgatgagagtgtgtgtgtgtctgcaagGATTCTGCAGTAACTCAAGTCGTAAAAAGCATTCAGAGGGTGCTCGACATGTGCTTAGCATTAATGTCCTGCTGCGTATTACAATAAATGTACATTATTAACCTTTCACATCTgctaaagcaaagcaacaggGTTTAGCTTTAGGCTGAGGGTTTATTAATgcgtataatttaattatacacTTAAACTTTTTAACCTCGTCAAGTTGTTTTAACACTTTTagatttgcaattttcgcattaataatttcaagttGTTTCTTATAAAGTTgcttaacaattttgttaCGTGATCACAGATaaatctctctttctttttgcacttttaCTTAACCGAATTCTGTCCTTTAAAATCGTTTATATTCGAAACGAATTCTTTTgataatttaactaaaatgtttatgctgttaaatatttattgaattgaactCTCGACTCTCTTTAGAGCaacagcatttaaataaaactttagcataaataaattaattttcaaaatgcaataaaatatagtcATAAAGGCAGCTATGCAAAACGAACTTtagcattaattaattattgttcaaatgcaacaaaaaattgctttaggaatttattaaattgagcTATCGTTGCTGCTTAATGCGAAGTAATTCAAATTGaactttaacataaattaattaatttgcaaaaagGGAAATAAATACTGATAAAGCTCGCTAGCAAATCACCCACTCAATTCCTCTTAAAAGTCGTAAACATGCTTTGAAAATTCTCTTGAAAATCtgcaaaagtaaatttaatccatagatttaaataaattgaatgacTTAAGAAGCAGTAACTTAAGCTACTCCAAGTCGGAGTCGAAATTGTTGTCGCAGTTGTCGCTGTCATGTTTCCTGTAATGCAACTCTCTGGCCCTATGCTTTGTAGTATTTATGTTGAAAATCAGttcattaatttgcatttaattgtgtTCGCAGCACGATGTGCCCCATGGCAAACATGCGCTGATACTGGTCAAACAGCCCAAGGGGAATCTGGTGTGGATCTCGACACAGGAAACggcgaacagcaacaaaatgtccTCGGCAACATCTGGCGGCGACAAGGATAAGAAATTTGAGCCGAGGCTGAAAACATGGAACGACTGCGATTACATTCAGGTAATTAAATCTGCCTTCAAAATGCACTTTACTTTGTTCTCTTCCTCtactctcctctcctctctcgcTTCTATTGCCTCCGTCCGTCTTCAGTCTTTAGTCCGTTGGAGTCACTAGATGTCCGTTTGTCTGTCcatttgtctgtctgttggTTGGCCCCAAGGCGCGTTGCGTTGGCTTGCAATGCCAACAACTTTAACGAGCGCACCACGGTATAAAAATTACTTCCTCTGTTGGCCAATGGCCGGCAAACAGGACACTGGACACAGGACCAGGAGCCGAAACTGCGCAAAAAAcgacaaattgaaaatgaaagaaatgaaAGACAAAACTGGGAAAAATCTGTTGTTTGACCAGCTTCCAACCAACGATCCAACTCCCACTCAATGTCCCAGTTCTCAGTTCCAACTGCAACGTATGTCCTGCGTCCTGTGTCCTTTTCCTCCCAACTCTTAACCCTTCCCATCCATCCATCCGTctttccgtctgtctgtctgtccattcAACATTGCCTTGAGCTTCGATAGGCTTCAGTGTGAATCTGTGGGAAGTGTTAATTTCGTAGCCTCTTTGTTTGTCATTGTCCACGGGACATGCTGGACAATCCTGGCAGCTCCAGGATCTCTTCAAATTCCTCCTCATATACCAGTATATATAGCGAGTAAACTTTAAGCTGAAACACGTAACTTTTGACTGAGCTCTTAATGAGTGCCCaagtcaacagcaacaagaaaaatacagcaacaacaactgcaaaaaaaaatgtagaacaacaaagaaaagcagaagctgaagcatAGAGAAGAGATAGAAAATTAATGGAATTTTCATTAGTCCCAAGTGCTCTCTGTGTGATGTATGGgggaaaacaaataaatctgagacattgaattgcaaaaagattgcttaaaattaaaatccaaGTTGAGTTCTTTTCTCACACAGATGTCGAGTGCAAATGGATTAGAGCTCTGCTTTAATAAAGataatacaataatagcaATTAGTCGAGGAAGAGAAAGCTTTTATAAGGGATATTGTTTAAAGTGAGAAACGAAAAGAGAATGAAAGAGTTGGACTTCAAATAGTTTACCAAAATAGTATTACAGCTACAAAgaacattttaaagaaaaaataaagttattttgtaatatgaaAAGagctgaaataaataaaagaaaataccaCGATAATATGGTTAAATGTTAAGAGCAAATTTTTATAAGAGATATTCTATAAAGTGAGacacaaagagagaaaagaagagttggatttgtaattgtttacaaaaataGTTCTATTGCTTTAAAGAACTTTTTATTGCAAGCATGTAGATAAAAAGTTATTCTGTATTTCCAAATATAGACCGGATATAAAGGAAAATACCAAGACAATAATGCAAgcgataaaaatataattgtaattagtGAAAAAAAGCTTAAACCTAAGATATTGTATacagtaaaaagaaaagactTAGACGAATTTGCACAACTACTTTTAAAGAAAGGAAGAACATTTTAAGGACATTATGAAGATCAAAAATGGATATCATATACagattttaaagtaataaataaagtacCAAGAGTATATACTAGATTAGTAAACTAACAGAGAGTTTagataaaatatatcttaagGATAAAGGTAAAGTCTGATTACGAAAAGTTTACAAAAAATAGTTTcactataatttaaaatagatgATAATTCccttaaattgaaaaaattttcaataaaaacacaaagaaagaaaaaaaattatattaaatcattttctaAAGGAAACTTCCAAGGAAATTGATTTGAGAAAAAGAAGAATAGTTAATTTAGAAACTTATAAAAACTAAGCGGATACGGAAAGGGTTGTtgttaaaaacataaaataggATCAATCCCTCTATACTTTCAATCTCTATATAGACAAGTAATCGCCTCGTGTTCGACCCTTTATAAAATTCATTCTTTAGTCGCTGACTTGAACGTCGACACCTCATTTAGCCATTTGATTGCACcctgaaaataaattatactaaaaaagtTTGACTATATAGAAaacaatattgtatatatcgctatattctttatatatgtatgtgtgtatattttcTCTAATAGGAAAATGTAAAACCCAAATGGAAATCAACGGTAAAAACTAAATTCtcgataaatgcaaaaaacaaattcagtTCCTCacataaaagaaaatcaaaaatttagTCGTAGCGTCACAAGCACGTTATCTAAGTATAATATCACCATATTCCACCACCACCTTCACATCCTCATTCCTCACACACCccgtccaaaaaaaaaaaaaaaaaccaaagaactCCCGTCCACAGATCTATTAGCAATAATCTTTAGCAACAATTGTTTGTCATCTTTTGCTATTGCAAACAATTAATCAGACACATGCACactataaacacacacaaaatcacactcacacacacacatagactcGCACACAAAAGAACATTCATTGAATGGCGATAGATGAGAGATAATGTATTCATTATATGGCGGGGATCTCGGGGCAAACTCGTCATTGGATTTATATTAATGAACACTCGACACGCACATCATAAATCGCACAACAAAAGCGCGTCCAGCGGAAGAGGGACGTGGGAGGGGGGGATAAATTGGAGCGGAGGGGAGAGTGAAAAGTCTCAGTCTCCACTTCAATGCATGGACGTGCTCTAGGCTTATGTAAATTGTGTGTAAATTATTGCCACGAGCACAATTCATCTAATGCACGCCGAGGCACGCCTTCAGCCTCCTCTCTCAATTCTCCTCCGCCCACTTCAGCCTTCCAGCTCCTACCAGCTGTTCCCTTATTGTGTCCCCTGCTTCGACATTCAATCCAGCTCATGAATAGCAGCTAGCTTTCCCTTCCGGCCAGCAACTTCTTCAAGCCAACGAGGGATGAACGTTTGGCAACGTTCGTTGCAGGACATTTCACTCCACTTTGTAGCATGCCACTTGCCGCCGTGGCGactcctccccctcctcctccttctgctCCTCCCTCAGCCCGCTGCTATTTGCCTTGAATTAGCACTAAAATGTTTTGACAACCAGCGAGCCAAGCTGCATCCCGAGCATTTGAGGGCCTTTTTcccatttttcttttcgcttttccTCGCTTCCTCGCAGAAAGCCACAAAAACTACGTGCGAGGGAGGTTCGAGCGGTAGTTTTGTTGACATAGAAAGAGTGTGGCTTGAGTTGTTAGCACTGTAACAGGAAATCGAGAATGTCACTACTAGTTTGTAGTATCGCGAGGGTCGTCTAAGAAGTTATTGAGGAAGCTTTCGAACCAATGAATGCAGTGAAAACTCTATTGATCGCAAGCCGTTGAAGAATATTTGACTGTTTAGAGAAAAATGTGGATTTGCAAAATGGTTTTTATGGCCAAAGCAAAgataaagttaattaaaaagtatcCACAAGAAGATTCCTAGATTGAGAAAGTTCTCACTGGATCattgaaattctaaaatagTCTTCAAGAAGCTATTTAATCTTTATATAAGATGATGAGTTGTCCGACAGAACTATTAAATTTCAACCACAGCGGTAAATGTAAGGAGGCTGCAATTTGTACGTGCAATTGAGGAAACTCGATTGTAAAGCTCTTTAATCTTTATACAAAAAGTGGTTTGTTCTGTCGAATTTACTGACAGAACTATTAAAGCTCTTCCGAAATGGTAAAAGCTGGGAAACTGTAGTTTTTACACAATGGGCGACATTTCACCATGCAATAAGGTTGGGTTTCGTTTTTATTCCAACTTATAGCTCACATAGCGCTATTGCGACATTGAAGAAAcgaaattttctttataagCCAGCTTATTCAAACAATAAGACTTTAGGGACGTTGAAAAATCGCTTTTAAAACTATCTTCAAGCAATTCTTTAAGTTTCTACGAAATTAATTTCTTGTTGCAATAAAATGTTCTCgctataaattaaaataaaacatatgtGTTTAGGCATTATTCTTTAGAAGGTCTttacaatttttcaaaaaagtagcgaagaaaaacaaaaaataattcttagtggcaataatatataaaagtattggtgttaatttgaattatatctgacctttttaaacaaacaaatacatgaaattaaaaaaaaacaacttaaattcaaatattcatattaaagATGCAAGTGAAAAAGCCTTTTCTACcagctctctttctttttcgaCCAGACTTAAGCAATTTTCTTGTAATTAAAAGTAGTCACAACTGTGGTAAGCGAGGCACGTTTGAGTTAATTGCCGTTGCACTAACCAACTAACTAAAGTCTATGGCAAAGTGTTGTGGCAACCCACGTTCTCTGCGTTTTGCTACCCAGAACACGAGTGTCGTCGCGACCCTCGGTTGTTAATTCCATGCGACTGTCGCCATTAAATGCTCGTTGTCCTGGGACCAGGATCAGCGCCCCAATCTTAGGAAAATCGTGCTCGCTCTCGTCGCGTCCAGAAAACACTTTTTGGGCATTCAAAAAGTGCTGCAAGGAGAGAGAACTGCAACTAACAAATTGTCCTGAAGGCTGGCGAGTTtcactcttctcttctttttttttgactgcgcttaagccaaagccaaagtgtTGGGCAGTTTTTGGATGCGGCATGTGTGAATAATCGCCGCAAAGGCAGATGAGAAAAGCGATGAGAACACACATGTGTTGCCTACACTAtttgtccctctctctctctttatttccctctctttctcactctgcTCTACTCttccttttttgttgctttgcccCTTCAACAATTTATACGTATCGCTGCCACgctttcaataaatttgcgGTGCTCTATTACCTGATCCTGTTTGCggttgtggcatgcaacatggctgtatgcgtgtgtgagtgtgtgtgtgtgtgtgaggctgTTGGGCCTTGGGCTGGTTGAAACCTCAGTTAAATTAATGCTAAAGTTGTCAGCCACAAAACTAATTTGTCATGCGTGGCCAAAAGGTTGAACATGGCAACCGAACACAGCCACCTGCGGCACATGTCGCTTTccgcttgccacatgccacatgccgcattcCTCGCAGCCAGTTGCCACTGACCACGCCGCACACTCAACTCCctcttctccctctctttctctctcgagTGTGAAGTGCAAAAAGCGGAGGCTcaactcaattaaaatgcatgaaattatgcaaaaatatcaaagcaATGCCTAACCACActccaaaacacacacaaaaacaatcccacacacacacgcacacataaacACGAACACactcaaatacacacacagcaaagAGAGACAGCAATCAGCTAATGCTACGTTTATGCGTCCACCGAATTCATGAATTCAAAATGAGGACTTTATTctaattgcataaattgtcGGCAGTATTACTTAAAATTGTGTAAAGACAGTTCTTAACTAAAAATGTAAGCACTGACAGGGAAAACAAAAGCTTAGTTTATGCTTTCGTATAATTCgtgaatttaaatgaataaattagttaaataaagttattagaaagaaaataacaaataattagtCATTGCAAAATCTGAAAactattctatttattttaaattctatgactcataaaatttttttaatatttgaatatattaaaaaatactatcaagtctactcgactgtgagatactcacATGCCGTTCTcagtaaaagtaaaacaatatattaGTTAGAgaatatatactgaatactgaataTCTTACTGAAAACCCTGAaaactatattatttatttggaagtccattaattataaaaaaagagaaagccACAGCTgagtctgctcgactgtgaggCATCGCTACTCGTTctcaataaattgtaaaaagttTTCTCTTAGCGTTTGTTGCTAATTCCCTTTACCCTGTACcgttctaaaaatatactctAATAACTGTGTTAgataattttgtattcaaaaaGAAAGCGAAGAAAGGAATGTAAACATATCGActcaaatttgaaaactaTGCAAAGAACTAATCACAGCAAACACTGCTCCCCAAAAGTATTATCCACAAATGGATTTTTCacagtatttgttttttgagtATTACGAAATCTTTGTCATTTATTTGTTACGCACTTCTCAATACACCTAATAGACTCACGCTCTTTTCAACTACTTGGTCTAAACAatcttattttattgcaaaacaaactcttgttcataaattttgaatttgcaacTGTCATTTAAATTCTAGATGTTaatctattattattctatgtagtatatattcaACTTTGAGCTACGAAAATAGCCGTTAATTAATTAGTTCCATATAAGCTGATTCAactattaattgaatattgaatacattaaatcaaaatgaataaaactataaattaacTGTTTAgtaactaaactaaaattcaCATTAAAAAATGCGAAAACGCTTTCATTAGCCgctaattaaatcaaaagttAAACATTGAGCAAATCGATGTTAAACCAAATTTAGCCGTTTAACACGTCTTCCAACCACAAACTTCTCGAACAGCAGCTGAAACGTCTGTCACAGATTTGGCAACATCTTTTAGATGATATCGAGGCAATCTTGGCCTCCAACGAAACTTTTGATGCGTCCATAAAGAAGGGTCATAAAAGCATTTGCAGCAAGCGAACGAACGAAACTTAAAATCAGCTTTAAATGCCGCAAACGCTTTGACCTTTTAGCAGGGATTAGTTAGCGAGAACATCACGTATACGCCTAATGGGCCCGCAGGgtagcacacaaacacacacactcacaaaccACACACACTACTCTTTGTACACTGAGCACAAAAAGtaagcacacactcacacagagcGTTTAGAGCAGCTGCACTTAAAGACAATTTCTTTTCGCTAGCCCCGAAaatttcgctctctctctcggtctctCTCTGACcatctctctgtgtctctctctctctctcacttagTTTGTGTAAATGTTTTGCCCGGACTTTAGCTGACCTTTTTTTTAGAGGCACATGGAAcaacatttccatttcacatttgtcgttcgttcgtttttgtattttggtttttcgGTTCGGTTTCTTTTTTGGTCATTCATTTCGTGCTCTCCTCATGcattctctcgctctctctctctctctctctctctcccactctcgcgctctctttctctgctttgcacacacactcctCCCGACTGCCGCAGGACTACGTGACCGTATACGATGGCTACACCACACGTGACCCCATCATTTTGAAGTTCTGCGGCGGTGGTCAGGCTGTGCCCGCGGCTGTCTCCAGTGGCCCGGAGCTGTTGGTCGAGTTCAGCACGTCGCCGTTTGGCACCTTCACCGGCACCTCATCGCAACTGCTGCCGCTCTACGGTTTTCAGCTGGAGGTAAGACTGAAAACACTTGCACCCCACAATTTCCTCCCTCATacatttcactttatttacaCTCTCAGGTTGAGGTGCAATTTGTCGACATACAAAGTCCAACGTACTCGAAGAACAAGAAACCCTGCGAGTTCTGGATTCGAGGCGCTGGTCGCGGCATTCTCGAGAATCCCAAGCACTCGCTGGCCCCCAACTCAACGTGTCTCTATCATCTCCAAGGCATGGGCGTCTTCAAGACCTTCGATCATCTGAGTTTGTCGCGTCGCACCAACAGTCCTTCGGGAATGCATCAACCGTTGTCCCGCTTCAAGGTCTGGATCTCGGTGCTCAAGTTCAATTTGGATCCCGAGTTCGGTCAGATCGATGAGACTTCGGTGGGTGCCATTGGTGTGCTGCAAACCCAGGAAGATTGCAGCGGCATGCTCCGCATCTGGGATGGAACGCTCCGCGACGCTCCCGTCTGCAAGGATCTCAACTGGTGAGTAGAAGGATAAGACTTTGATTATTAGAGTTACTATTGTGGAATACGGTaattgaagaaaaaagaagGGAATGctagcaatatattttatttaattaacataaaaggAGTTACTAAAGAAAATactatagaaaatatatttaactaaatgaaaatagagtatataaaacaagtaagaaagcaaacATTTGAGGATGCTCGACTTAGGGATACTCGCTAGcagtttttaatgaaagcaaaacagtgcggtattaattacaaaatatgtcatattaatataccactaaAATACTACGAGATATACTTAAGACTATTTGAAGCATATTAATACAGTACAGAATAAAACGCATAAATTTGAAGCTATCTCTCGTAGGGTAACGATTTTTGCTCTtcgtgattcctgaaaatagTAAAAGTTTTTTAGGTTGATTTAACTGAAAATGTGGTGTATttatggtgtattttaaatgtaatactttatctatataccatataaagcctatggtatatttttagcacacactactgcagctttcttacttgtttaaaatgaggcttacaaattttaaattatacctCAGTtctaatgaaataaaaaaatcatattttgaaTCCTTAATTTCgatagtattatattaatgCTTTTCGTTACCCACTGAGTTGATTTAGCCTCCTGTCCACCCAGATAGATCATTTCtagctttattttaaaaatgtcaaacTTTTTAAATCAATAGTAGTTAATTTAGTCTTCTGGCCGTCTGTCCACCTACATTAACGCCTATATATTAGAAACTATTATAGTTAAAGTTATTATATTACTACTATATGCAGCAGCCAACagatacatatactatatatactatattatatttattactatatttaaaaaactataGTGTTATGACTTGGACCATTTTATCAGTTTTATTTTAGGATTTTACAGCTAATTACAAAGTTGGAAAGAGCTCTAGCAATGTATTTTAAAGATAGATACTTTACATTTCATAGTCAAGCATGTCTTAATCcttgtttattctttttccCAGCATCAGCGAAACAAGCAGCTACTCCGCCTTGGGACACTATTCGCACAACACCACAAATGTCATCGCTCGCTTTTGCCGAGGCACAATTCCACGCACCTGCGACAGATCGAACATCAATGAAACCTACGCTCGTCCTTGCACCATCTCCGAAAGTTATGTGTCCAGCAGCGATGCCATCACGCTTGAGCTGCGCAACACCGAGTCCACAGTGCTCAGGTGAGTTGAGTAATTGAAAGGTTAATTTTTAATGGTTAAATTACATCAACGTTTCATTTCAGACCTCTGGACTTTAAGCTAAAGTACGAGTTCATTGATCTGCATCAGGATGGTTTGCCTCAAGGTGGCGGCGAACTCGACTGCAATCGTAAGTTTGTCAGCAGCCTCATGGATCGCAAGGATCCGGCCATCTTCCGCAGCGTGCGGAACATCTTTCTCTTTGGCCGAGGAGGCACTCGACATCTCAAGTGCGTCTATCGCTTTGAGGCGTTGCGTGGCGAGCGAGTGAGGATTAAGCTGCGCAAGGTGACCACGTCGAATCGTCCTTGTTATGCACGCCTTGATGAGGACATCAatcgttccttttgctacggCGACACCAATGTGCGAGTGGAGGTAAAGTTGAGATTAGATtccataaat
This is a stretch of genomic DNA from Drosophila albomicans strain 15112-1751.03 chromosome 3, ASM965048v2, whole genome shotgun sequence. It encodes these proteins:
- the LOC117567866 gene encoding uncharacterized protein LOC117567866 isoform X2; the protein is MNTTTTIMTLKWRQKFKSRKRPKKLKQQQEQQRINGTNTAQTTAIANESATTATPTTTTRKTKTKTKLFRLREVMEHWRDHSKRQSNERHKTVTQMLQMPTTTRTTTTTRRTRTATATATQCHAIKASSCSSDHCHLPQLQLQRQLQRQRHPFATLTSTSTLTLLLSLAATAAIAAATATAAAAAAAASTSNAMPVAASLLGSGGSGSGSGCSLSEFNCSNGRCVPLSKFCNNNNDCGDGSDEPRFCTRCNRTYYGDIGQTYALELHRPKQDRVPFVCVLTFTAAGGQHGDVVQVTLDSFTIGRFTSYVHEGCPDGFMQIAESARTPIGGMWCGSSWGPVLFYSETRSLIFTIKLNRLARDQSGYNFDFRIRYKVLSKDSSVTRYGGIKLAELNQWHNRSSLLSQQQQQQQQQQGSQDDFTSSSGARSDRYGQDFSLFSAYANNKTFMDSLEKPLIKDEHNYTEPKYYLGDLIPGTYCSRIFSDCDKKPCRLQSPNYPGIYPRNLTCYYAVRQHDVPHGKHALILVKQPKGNLVWISTQETANSNKMSSATSGGDKDKKFEPRLKTWNDCDYIQENVKPKWKSTDYVTVYDGYTTRDPIILKFCGGGQAVPAAVSSGPELLVEFSTSPFGTFTGTSSQLLPLYGFQLEVEVQFVDIQSPTYSKNKKPCEFWIRGAGRGILENPKHSLAPNSTCLYHLQGMGVFKTFDHLSLSRRTNSPSGMHQPLSRFKVWISVLKFNLDPEFGQIDETSVGAIGVLQTQEDCSGMLRIWDGTLRDAPVCKDLNCISETSSYSALGHYSHNTTNVIARFCRGTIPRTCDRSNINETYARPCTISESYVSSSDAITLELRNTESTVLRPLDFKLKYEFIDLHQDGLPQGGGELDCNRKFVSSLMDRKDPAIFRSVRNIFLFGRGGTRHLKCVYRFEALRGERVRIKLRKVTTSNRPCYARLDEDINRSFCYGDTNVRVEIFERPYPDSILLHRGCVCNSSNQTHLPVEYTSTGRDVEVHFIAHNMTTLDDPDTANFEGMFEFVKAPTSCKDGRRKFGPSGTIDMTFGDIECRSRPWLIEPSNGNKFLYVRLKAIFLSRHNPKKTLNATYLQTNSWLCETKSRVVLTTSEGLTIVACPLSPDSSAYEFVEIFSSGWNERPNFALINRSKAISVEFLRPTNGEFTFNWMELVPRPTLSIAEDCQFKCAELGACVNASIWCDGIRHCPSGDDEAFLQCSALMKLPAEILATLCLIFVLSCCAFAAFAYKKIKRKLRGSSVLQTRLKSLSSMDTAVLDEKEVIC
- the LOC117567866 gene encoding uncharacterized protein LOC117567866 isoform X1; translation: MNTTTTIMTLKWRQKFKSRKRPKKLKQQQEQQRINGTNTAQTTAIANESATTATPTTTTRKTKTKTKLFRLREVMEHWRDHSKRQSNERHKTVTQMLQMPTTTRTTTTTRRTRTATATATQCHAIKASSCSSDHCHLPQLQLQRQLQRQRHPFATLTSTSTLTLLLSLAATAAIAAATATAAAAAAAASTSNAMPVAASLLGSGGSGSGSGCSLSEFNCSNGRCVPLSKFCNNNNDCGDGSDEPRFCTRCNRTYYGDIGQTYALELHRPKQDRVPFVCVLTFTAAGGQHGDVVQVTLDSFTIGRFTSYVHEGCPDGFMQIAESARTPIGGMWCGSSWGPVLFYSETRSLIFTIKLNRLARDQSGYNFDFRIRYKVLSKDSSVTRYGGIKLAELNQWHNRSSLLSQQQQQQQQQQGSQDDFTSSSGARSDRYGQDFSLFSAYANNKTFMDSLEKPLIKDEHNYTEPKYYLGDLIPGTYCSRIFSDCDKKPCRLQSPNYPGIYPRNLTCYYAVRQHDVPHGKHALILVKQPKGNLVWISTQETANSNKMSSATSGGDKDKKFEPRLKTWNDCDYIQENVKPKWKSTDYVTVYDGYTTRDPIILKFCGGGQAVPAAVSSGPELLVEFSTSPFGTFTGTSSQLLPLYGFQLEVEVQFVDIQSPTYSKNKKPCEFWIRGAGRGILENPKHSLAPNSTCLYHLQGMGVFKTFDHLSLSRRTNSPSGMHQPLSRFKVWISVLKFNLDPEFGQIDETSVGAIGVLQTQEDCSGMLRIWDGTLRDAPVCKDLNCISETSSYSALGHYSHNTTNVIARFCRGTIPRTCDRSNINETYARPCTISESYVSSSDAITLELRNTESTVLRPLDFKLKYEFIDLHQDGLPQGGGELDCNRKFVSSLMDRKDPAIFRSVRNIFLFGRGGTRHLKCVYRFEALRGERVRIKLRKVTTSNRPCYARLDEDINRSFCYGDTNVRVEIFERPYPDSILLHRGCVCNSSNQTHLPVEYTSTGRDVEVHFIAHNMTTLDDPDTANFEGMFEFVKAPTSCKDGRRKFGPSGTIDMTFGDIECRSRPWLIEPSNGNKFLYVRLKAIFLSRHNPKKTLNATYLQTNSWLCETKSRVVLTTSEGLTIVACPLSPDSSAYEFVEIFSSGWNERPNFALINRSKAISVEFLRPTNGEFTFNWMELVPRPTLSIAEDCQFKCAELGACVNASIWCDGIRHCPSGDDEAFLQCSALMKLPAEILATLCLIFVLSCCAFAAFAYKKIKRKLRGSSVLQTRLKSLSSMDTAVLDEKERARNVVVVETKA